CAGAATAGCTGTAACTGTGTTTCCTTCCAGCAGATTTATTTGCCTAGTTTGGTGTACTTGTTTTCTAGTTCTAGCATTCAGATGGACCTCTGAGCATGTGGGAATgagaataaaagaaaataaacCCTGTCTATGGTTACTCTAAGATTTTGTGGATTATGACTGTAGGTACACGCTGCTAATATTTAAATATGTAGTTGACCTGATAGATGCTGGATTATAATTTGTACGAAATTGTGGATTGGTTTCTGCCAtgattttttttacaacaattgctgccatgatggttagTTGTTGAAAGACACTTCATTCTGGTAACCTCTAATCCCTTTTACTTTTGGCATATCAGGGATCCACAAGGCATTGCCAAGAAGTGGGACAAAATTCTGGCGGTCTTCATGATTGTTCTTGCTGTTGTATCAAACGTAGTAGCTGTCTACAGCGATGCCTACAAAATATTCCACAAGGAAAGTGCTCCTTCCAAGGCCTGAATTGGGGAGTCCACTGAGTCCACTGAAGATAGATCTTCATAGTGGTTTGTATGTTAGTTATCGTCAATAAAAGATCCATAGTTCGTTTAGGCTTTGCTTTTGATGATTTGTTTCATGGGCGATGGTCTGACTCAAATCGCGTTGAGTTTCATGTGTGTATCTACACACTGGGGCTGAAGAGTTGCACAAACTGAAGTGCTTCGGTACAGTAAAAACAGTTGTATCAAATGTGAAATTATAGAGTTACGATCATGATGACTTGTTTTTGAAAATTGTGTTGGatgcactgttcgcctaaacggccgtttagcccgtttaaacaccgtgtaaacgctacacggtggtgcgccgttttcgTTTAATCACCATTTtatcccgtttaattggccgtttagcccgtttaatggaacgttttgcctgaataatggctaaacggtaggtgaccaactgtttaccatttagcgtttaggaaaacactggttGGATGTGAAGTAACCATCAATATCTCTTTGAGTGTGCTATGCTTAGTGCGTTAtttagaagaacaagtgagaaatCATTTTGTTTTGGAAAAATTCAAGTGAGAAATCATGGACTTCTGTTCTTTCTCATAGATAGTGCGGTTTTATGGTTCCAGCCTGACAATTTAGCACGAAGGCACTTTGTAAATTGTCATGGCATTGCTGCTTGGCATGCTTCCAATGCCATGTAGCTTAGTGGTTACAAAAGTCTCAGGTGTTCAGGATTTAATGGCTTCGTACTTTTTGTGGTAGGCGACGTTCTCATCGATAAAGAGACGtttgtggtgacttcgtcaatctcgtaAGACGTCTAtggtgacttcatcaatctcATATCGATGATTTGTCGATCCAGTCTTCGAAGATACTATAGGGTAGTGTGTACGTGCTTTCGTTCGCAGAGGTCGTGCGTTGTACTttgtaattaataaaaaaaactaacccCTGGTTTCCTACAGCGTTTACGCATCAAACGGTGCAACAAACTATAGCTCATCTGCTTTAGAAGGAAACTAAGGAATATCTGGTCCGGCTTCCGCAGGGCCACCAGTCCACCGTGGTTGCTCAGGCGGCGTGGAACCAGAGCTAGAGCTGGCCCACACGATCAGAGGTCTATCAGAACTTTGTAGAGGCTTATCACGAAGAACAGGTACCAAGCAGTCGAAGATCAGAGACTGCACAAGATGAACCAGCTCTCTcttctccaccgcgccctccactTACATCGCCTCTCTCCCGGACGCGGCCATGGCCTCAACGCCACCGCCGTCGTCCGAGCTCGGCTCTCCTCCTCTGAACCAACCCCACAACGGCACGCAAAGCGCCTCCTCGCCGTAGCACCTCACGAAAGCATCGCGGCAGCTACGGAGGAGAGCCACCCGCGTCAAGAGCTCGCAGCGGCCGGCAATAATAACGACGCCGGCGCCGCCGGCGGCAGGACGTGCCCACTGCCGACGTGGGCGCTCGTCGGCGGCATCACGGCGGGCGTGGCCGTGGCGCTGGCCCTGTCCGCGGGTGCCGGCCCCGCCCTGGCGCTGGGGCCGGAGGGCCCCCTGGTGGAGGAGTTCTGGGACAACATGCGGCGGTACGCGCTGTACGTGGTGACGGTGAGCACAGGGGTGGCGTACACGGTGCTGCAGCCCATAGTGGAGCTGCTCAAGAACCCCGTCACGGCGCTGCTCATCGTGGCCGTCCTCGCCGGCAGCGGCTTCCTCGTCTCGCAGGTGCTCAATGCCATGGTCGGCAACTCCGACTTCATCTACAGGTACGAGTAGGTAGCAGCGGTCAGCGGATGGCGAGCGTGTGGCGCTGAGGCCTCCCTGTGCCCGAGAATGGAGATAGATGAACGTCTGACGTGTCAGCGAATCATTCGACCGTATACTAAGTGTGTAATCTCTTCGGCTCTTCGAGTTCGGCTTCCAGCTAGAACAGGAACATGACTGAAATTGAACTATTGAAGTTTATTGTCTCGTTATGGATGTATTTTACTCGGTCTGATATTACTTTGAGCAACAAGCTAAACATTAGAACACACAATCCAATTATGCTACTTAACTAATCGAGCTAATCAAACTTAATGAATACTCCCAGTAGATGTTAGATACGTAGATTTGGTTATGCACTTAAgatataggccctgtttggatccagggGCTAGAGCTAGTTTGTGCTAGTTTGAGCTCAACTAGCCCAAAAGTATCCAAACAGGagggctagagtgggttatttgcaactagcccaCCCCAAACAACTATCATCCAAAAGAGGTAATTATTTGGTCTAGTTTTGGTGGGGCCCATTGAAAACTCTTATTTTTTTATTACTCCACCCGTACCGGATCCTCGCGACTCCCATCCCCCCATCGCGactcgcgccgccgccggtccCAACCGCGCCGCCGTCGCTTCAATCCGCCAAAGGAGCAACGCCGGCGCCCCCCCCGGAGGCGGATCTCGGTCGCCCGcgccacctccctccctcccgccGCGCCCTTCCCCTCCGTCTAGGCTCCGGCCACAGCAGGTCGCCTCCACTAGGCCACTTGCTGCGCAGGTGAGAGTGAGCCACGTCTCCGTACCTCTAGATCGGCCCCGCTCTGCTGTGCTCTGATCTAGAGAAGTTCGCCATGGACGGAGACGGATTCGATGACTTGTGGAGCTCGCAGCCGTCGGCGAGCGGCCCTGCCCGCGTTGGTCTCGACCTCAACTCGCAAGCGCCGGCGACGGAGGGGTTCCCAGGGCTTCGGTTGTACGGAGACTtgtgatttggatgcttgatttgTAAAAATAATGTATTTGTATCATTTGTGTGCGGGAGGAGGCCACACAAGAGCCTACCACACCAAATCCGGCTGGAAAGATGGTTTAAATGAGCCAAATGATTAGAAAAGTACATTTATTGTTAATCTAACCCTTGCATCCAAACACCTCTTGggctagagttagttcagggcTAGTCTAGAGCTAGAAACTAGCTCTAACCTCTAGCTGAgctagagtatccaaacagggccatagtacactagaaaagtcaaaatgtcttataatttgaaataaagaAAGTACACAAGCTATAGTTTAAACAAAGTGAATTGTACAAGTGTAGTAGACAAACCAACGAGAACAAGTGACACGATGATTTCTACCCCAAGGTTTGGTTGTTTGCCAACAAACTACATCCCCGTTGAGGCGAGCTCTTAGATCACTGCTCCTCTACAAGCCTCGCAAGCCCTCATTGTGGACACTTATTTATGAGTCGGCTAATTAAAAGGTCCTAAATGGatagagggtgaatagcctaaaaaAACTCTACAAATTCACTGGAGCAAAGGGTTAGTAAcctaaatagcgaaatgcaattttgctctagctctataagggttgcaagccacctgcACTACAATTCTAGTTGATCAATATATCTAGATCAATCAATGGCAATGTCACTATTCTCTAACTAATGAGCTCtcaaactaactacactaaagagcttcatGAGACAAGCTACTCAACAAACTAGCAAGCTctcaaactaattacactaaagagctttgcTACACAACTATATATCAAAGTAAATGCAAGagagtgagtaaggtgattataccgtcgtggcGAGAGACaatgaaccaatcaatgaataccaaatgaatcactaggagaattccaatcacaatggacacaagatttttctcccgaggttcacgtgcttaccggcatgctagtctccgttgtgtcgaccaacacttggtggttcggcggctaataggtatcacacacctagcccaacaattgggcaccgcaagaacctacccataagtgagggtaactcaatgacacgagcaatttactagagttgcctttggcgcccCATCGGGGAAGGCACAACAACCCCTCATAAGCACTTTGATTAGGGGCAGACACAATCACCAAATCCCCTCACCAATCAACAAATCACCAaccgtctaggtgacggcaatcaCCAAAAGTAATAAGAAATCCACAATTACaagaatcacctagtgccacaaaAAATGCAACCTCAAATGCACACACACTAGGGTTTTTCCCAAATTCTCTCTTAAATGAGCAACAAgctaggagagggagaggagggagaggagatgCTCTTCAATCTCACAAGATCAACACTTTAAATCCTCAATCTCACTTAGGGTAAGCACAAAGCTTTGGGAGGAAGAGATGAGAGGAAagcttgttcttttttttttggttctcGCAATAATTAGGAAGAGTGAGCGAGAGAGGGTGAGAGAAGGCGGAAGAAGGAGAGAAATAGTCGGCCCCATGTAGCTAGTCCAACCGGCCACCCTCCTCTCAGTGCATGGGAAAGCCAACGGCAGGAACAACGGCTCCAGCTAGCACTCTCTCACTGACACACAACCCCCATAGCTTTCTCTGTCCAACAGCTCCTACTGCAGCGAACGGAGCAGCAAGCAGCAAATAGTCAAGAGCAAACGGTGGAACCAGCAGCAGCCAATGGGGGAGCGACAATGCCCTATGCACGGATGTGCTTTTCGTTCGGCCAAACGCGAGTCATGACCCTATCACACGCATGAGCGCCCCACATGCAAAGGCTGATGGGGTGTTGGTATAATTTAATACACACAGAATAATCTGTAAGTACACAGATATTatatcattgtagcacttcaccgagagtagCCTAGATTTATATTGAACCCAAAAGAACAGGGGGGAGAATAACcaattctaacttaacccaacttctcaatcaaggctagataataggagcatagagaagaCTGCTAATGTTTTCTAGTTcgaacttcggtaagctttgttttctattgttcaattctgaggatattactaaagaaaacacaaaCAGAGTATGTTtctatagtaacaaagtcctgctaggcctactaagagtcaccctcgcgagctatcATCGATCCAGAAAATAgagtacatccacgagtaaccgagtctaagcaccatgcttacactatgaatactactttaacccaggagctacaaggattaaagtactcaaaagagagtcacaaacctgaaaaataatatgaataagatgcttacttgaattagaagccGATTACTGTAGAAATCTCAGAAAGCAAGTTCCAGAAGAACTTGATTTCGCTAACTTACAAGCGTAGAGATAGCACCGACAAGTCGGGACttctccaaaactcttccctctcactctatctctctatctctaatacaagactagatcctatcgaggactaatcttctcttgattccTAGCCCTGatcctagtggacatatgaattagggtttctggcttcttaGATCTCAGGATAAAATGAGGCTTATGCTTGGGGGGAGAGGCaggggctagattatatagcTCTAAGGGTCCAACataagccctcggatcaaaccaacttaagcaacGGCGGAGATGCATCATAGGAGGCGGTGGGAAACTGACATAGCGAcaaaggctgacaggtgggcctacaGGGGGCTGGGCAGCCTAACAGTGGGGCcgggtggccccacatgtcatcgtcTAGTCCTCTGCTTTGGTGACGTGGCTCCTGGAtccttctagagtctttccacATAGATACCGTGGTGGAATTCCGTATTTTCCTTTAATGATTAGGTCCTCCTTAGCAGTTTTGTGATTAAATCTTGCTGAAAACATAAATTCACCAAagctcatgaaatttgttagtttaaacctctaagCCTATATTGATGATTCATTTATGTCCCTATGTATATTTAATTGACAATTAAATATGTATAATAACTACCGTCGGCCGGCAAGCAGGTGCCCCCACGCGACAGCGGCCAAGAGCGCCAGCAACACCCGCTCTCTTTTTCTCTCCCACACAGAGTAAGCGAGAGGCTGCCTGCACTCATTCTCTCTCTAGTCTGACACATGCAGCAGTCCCCACCACTCTCAACAAGAATTTCTGGCTGAGAAGCCAGAATTGCTGGTTAATTGCAGGCGGTGCAAGCTTTCACCAGAGCGCACTCCGCCGGCAAAACTGCCTGGTGACCAAGAAATTCTTGGCCAGACCGCAACAGCTCCTCTTAATCCTTTTTCCTTTCTACCTTTTTCAAGTGCTAACTTCACCAAAATATTCCAAAAAATTGGGCACTTAAGTTAgctttttcataaatatttttaggGCTATCTCATGCATCTCACCACGTCACTAAGCGCTAAGAATATGCAAATGAGACTCACACTttgtggcactagataaccattgcAATGAAAaattttccctctttatagtacggttaTCTATCGTAAATTCGATCACGCGCTCTATTGCGTCTTGATCGGCAAAACAAATAttctattttatacctttgccttgaacctatataattttgtttctctttcttctcttttaagttggagcacttgaatcATCTCTTTTGGCCATCACCATCActatgaccatcatctagctccatcacttggtgtgtacTAACCTAGCTTTGTATtttcactcatgacaaaggttagtacacATATGTTttatcaattatctaaaaccaaactagggctttcactaaTCAATAAGGTACTCCAACAAGCCTATTGATTCCACTAGATGTCATGACCCTGTCATGATCAGTGCATTTTCATTAGCAACATAAACACCATCAGTAATTTAATAAATTCAGTTTCAAAAACTTGCAAATACTCAAAATTACAGCAGGCAGTCCGGTGCATACCTGGATAGTCCGTGAGATcaaggtgtaacaccctaaaaatttgacctagttttaaaaatcactaaaaatttgaactttttaaattttGCATATGAGAGAACACATATAGCTAACCTAAataatttttaaaaataaaataacatAGGAACATAAAAATACATGTGTGCAACCTTGTGTGTGAATGATTGCTTGActtgttgaacttatggtggcACCCTTTTTTTTACACACTCAtgcattcaaatttaaatttgaaatcttttaaacatatgcatatagagataggaaatagaaaaggaatttggAAATAGGAAAAGCCTCATGGGGTCAGTCTTCTCCTCACCCTCCTCTCTGGCCCGCAGTAGCAGCCCAaccctcctccccctccctccttccctcccgTGCGAGCCGACTAGCAAGCCACGGCCTAGCTCGGCCCGGCCTCACCTGCTTCCCTCTTTCCCCCTCTCCCTCCCGCTAACGAACGGGCTTCACCTGTCAACTCCGTCACCTACCTCGCGGCCGGTAGCCGTACGCGGCACAATGCTCGCATCAACGCCCGCCAGCGCCATCCTGGTGCTAGCAGGACATCAATGGCAGCACAACGACAGTGAGACCCCACGGTGCCCCTctttctctcctctcctccctctttCCCCTCACTGTGAATGCGTCAACGGTcagcgccatggtcgccgccgtgcTGAGCCACCGGAGTAGCCACCAAGGCAACTCCTACGTGCGCACGAGGAAGCACCAGCCATGGCGATGTGACTGGAAGAGGTTAACGGCGTGGCCACGTGATGGATAAGGATGGCCGCGAGAAATATCTCACCACCGGGACACCTGCCTAGCCGGCTTGTAAATAGGCTCGGCCAGCAGAGCTCTCGCCCCGCCCTCTCCACCACTAGCTCCACCGAGGGCGGGAACACCCTATCTCCCCCTCCTCTTCCCCCTTTCCCCTCATCTTTCCCCTCTTTTTTCCACTTTTTCCCTTTCTAGAGTTCGCCGGTGCCATCAgcgtcgtcctctccttccttcttcttcgcTGCGTCTCTAGCCGATTGGAGCGACTAGTGAGTCCCCAATCCTCTCCACTTCCTTATGCAGTAGCTAGTAGGTAGTTTAGGTCTTTGTGTTGCGCTGTCCGCGTGAGCCCTACTCCATCGAGCCGCCATGGCTGTCGCCCATCACCGGCGAGGCCACCCTAGGGCACACCGTCACCCCCACTACACTTCTTGTTCACCCGCCCACATGTACACATCGTTACCTGAGTAGTATATAGCCTCTAGGGCCAAGGCTAGAGCACAGTGCCGCTGCGACCACTTAAGTGAGCCACTATCGCCGCCACGGGTGCCCGCTGCCAACGGTGACCCTGCCACCGGCTGCAGCGTGACCCCGTGGACTCCGTCCACCCCTCATCCACCACTCCCGAGGACTAACGCCACTAGCGTAAGCCACTCCAGCAAGCCCTGCTTCCCCTCCCCTGCTCCATTACCGGTGCGGGCACCTCTATCTGCCGTCATTCCCCCTCCTCCCTTTCTCTGTCTCCGCCAAGATGGACTGGGACGAAACGGCGTTGCCGTCCCCCCTCCATCCACGTCAGTCTTTCTCTCCCCTTCCTTCACCGACATGTGGACCACAGATTAAACGCCAATGACGCCGTCACTACTAACGTAAGCAGATGGCCCAcctgtcacacacacacacacctcacACACAGCGTGGGGTACGCTTTAGAAAATACTGGGTACACCCGGCTAGTGTACACAGAGAGTTAGAAATGCATtttcctagcttagaaaaattcccAAAAA
The nucleotide sequence above comes from Miscanthus floridulus cultivar M001 chromosome 18, ASM1932011v1, whole genome shotgun sequence. Encoded proteins:
- the LOC136522103 gene encoding uncharacterized protein translates to MNQLSLLHRALHLHRLSPGRGHGLNATAVVRARLSSSEPTPQRHAKRLLAVAPHESIAAATEESHPRQELAAAGNNNDAGAAGGRTCPLPTWALVGGITAGVAVALALSAGAGPALALGPEGPLVEEFWDNMRRYALYVVTVSTGVAYTVLQPIVELLKNPVTALLIVAVLAGSGFLVSQVLNAMVGNSDFIYRYE